From Paenibacillus sp. PK3_47, the proteins below share one genomic window:
- the dhaK gene encoding dihydroxyacetone kinase subunit DhaK: protein MKKIINQPENAVIEMCNGIAMAHPELEFVKKYKIIKKKDVNPDKVSLISGGGSGHEPAHAGYVGKGMLDAAVCGDIFASPSQIQVYQAIKATASRKGTLMIIKNYSGDMMNFKNAAFLAGEDGIEVDYVRVDDDISVQDSLYTVGRRGVAGTVLVHKIAGAAAEEGRSLAEVKAAAEKAAANVRSIGFALTSCTVPAKGTPTFEIAEDEMEYGVGIHGEPGIRREKAASADELAKRMVEALLADLKVGDDSSPAEIALLINGFGGTPLLELYVLNNSVMRELAGKSNITVSAAFVGNYMTSIDMAGASVTIMKLDEELKTLLFKESDTPGFKMSGPGESVVYSDIAEGDTTEAAASFETETPEEYARVAEHTFTLDNFVYLLDKMSEVIIRKEVPFCELDAHAGDGDFGMSIAKGFRQLKREWPELTAHSRSDIGTFLNACSLVIMEHCGGASGPIWGSAFRSAGKAVGAKTEINVSEFAEMMQAAVAGIQSVGERSFGRGAVVGDKTLIDALVPCADSWTASSEAGEDFKTAFAKGAEAAAAGARKTEAIAARMGRAGTVGDRSIGYPDAGAYALGVIFKELSEALK, encoded by the coding sequence ATGAAGAAAATCATCAACCAGCCGGAGAATGCTGTCATTGAGATGTGCAACGGGATCGCCATGGCTCATCCGGAGCTTGAATTTGTGAAGAAATATAAAATTATTAAAAAGAAAGACGTCAATCCGGATAAAGTCAGTCTCATCAGCGGCGGCGGCAGCGGGCATGAGCCTGCCCATGCGGGATATGTAGGCAAGGGTATGCTGGATGCGGCGGTATGCGGGGATATTTTTGCCTCTCCGTCCCAGATTCAGGTTTATCAGGCCATCAAGGCTACTGCGAGCCGCAAGGGGACCTTGATGATCATCAAAAATTACAGCGGTGACATGATGAACTTCAAAAACGCTGCCTTTTTGGCCGGTGAGGACGGCATTGAAGTAGATTATGTCCGGGTGGACGATGATATTTCGGTGCAGGACAGCCTGTATACGGTCGGACGCCGGGGAGTGGCGGGAACGGTACTGGTGCACAAAATCGCCGGGGCGGCAGCGGAAGAAGGCCGGAGTCTGGCCGAAGTCAAGGCTGCTGCAGAGAAGGCCGCTGCAAATGTGCGCAGTATCGGCTTCGCGTTAACCTCCTGTACGGTGCCAGCCAAGGGAACACCTACCTTTGAAATTGCTGAAGATGAGATGGAGTACGGTGTCGGCATCCACGGGGAGCCGGGCATCCGCCGCGAAAAAGCGGCCTCTGCCGATGAGCTGGCGAAGCGAATGGTTGAGGCGCTTTTAGCAGATTTGAAGGTGGGAGACGACAGCAGTCCTGCTGAGATTGCGCTCCTGATTAACGGCTTTGGCGGCACTCCGCTGCTGGAGCTGTACGTGCTGAATAATTCGGTGATGCGGGAGCTGGCCGGAAAGAGCAATATTACGGTGAGTGCAGCCTTTGTCGGCAACTATATGACCAGTATTGATATGGCTGGAGCTTCTGTAACGATCATGAAATTGGATGAGGAACTGAAGACGCTGCTGTTCAAGGAGAGTGATACTCCTGGTTTCAAAATGTCCGGGCCGGGGGAAAGTGTGGTTTACAGCGATATTGCGGAGGGGGATACAACGGAAGCTGCCGCATCCTTTGAGACGGAAACACCTGAAGAATATGCCAGGGTTGCAGAGCATACCTTTACCCTCGATAATTTCGTGTATCTGCTGGACAAGATGAGCGAGGTCATTATCAGGAAGGAAGTTCCGTTCTGTGAACTGGATGCCCATGCCGGTGACGGCGATTTCGGGATGAGCATTGCCAAGGGCTTCCGGCAGCTGAAACGGGAATGGCCGGAGCTTACGGCTCACAGCAGAAGTGATATCGGAACGTTCCTGAATGCCTGCTCACTCGTGATCATGGAGCACTGCGGGGGAGCTTCCGGCCCGATCTGGGGTTCGGCGTTCCGTTCGGCGGGCAAGGCTGTCGGCGCCAAAACGGAGATCAACGTCTCCGAGTTTGCCGAAATGATGCAGGCTGCGGTAGCAGGCATTCAATCGGTTGGCGAGCGTTCCTTCGGAAGGGGGGCTGTTGTCGGAGACAAAACCTTAATCGATGCGCTTGTCCCCTGCGCGGATTCCTGGACAGCGAGCAGCGAGGCAGGCGAGGATTTCAAGACCGCTTTTGCCAAAGGGGCAGAGGCCGCCGCTGCAGGCGCACGGAAGACAGAAGCCATTGCGGCCCGCATGGGACGCGCAGGCACGGTCGGCGACCGCAGTATCGGCTATCCGGATGCGGGTGCTTATGCGCTCGGGGTTATTTTTAAGGAACTGTCTGAAGCTTTGAAATAA
- a CDS encoding glycerol dehydrogenase, which yields MRKAFISPAKYVQGEDELLNLGYFVQSFGSSALLIAHPEDVKRVKDKLDATAAKFNISFVESGFNGECSREEVARLQAVAAEKGCTCTIGLGGGKAIDAAKCVAQGEALIICPTIAATDAPTSHSAVLYTPDGAFDDYAYFKQSPSVVLVDTTVIANAPTRFLVAGMGDALSTYFEARATAASYSRVNASLPTGSREGYCPPAVGTHAALALAALCYEMLLKDGAKAKIASDCNVVTQALENIVETNILLSGLGFESAGLGGAHAIHDGLTILEGTHHYYHGEKVAFGTIAQLVLENAPEAELYQVLDFCLEVGLPVCLADIGVDHITAEELLQVAEKACIPEESIHAMPFPVTVQAVAAAIAAADRIGQNYKQSRGAE from the coding sequence ATGAGAAAAGCGTTCATCAGTCCGGCCAAATATGTTCAAGGTGAAGACGAATTACTCAATCTGGGTTACTTTGTACAATCCTTCGGTTCCTCTGCTTTGTTAATTGCCCATCCGGAGGATGTGAAGCGGGTGAAGGACAAGCTCGATGCGACAGCCGCCAAGTTCAATATAAGCTTCGTTGAAAGCGGTTTTAACGGTGAGTGTTCACGGGAGGAAGTCGCCAGACTTCAAGCAGTTGCGGCTGAAAAAGGGTGCACCTGCACCATTGGCCTCGGCGGAGGGAAGGCGATCGATGCTGCCAAATGTGTAGCCCAGGGAGAAGCCCTGATTATCTGTCCGACCATTGCGGCAACTGATGCGCCAACAAGCCATTCGGCGGTGCTGTACACCCCGGACGGGGCGTTTGATGATTATGCTTATTTCAAGCAAAGCCCGAGCGTAGTATTGGTAGATACGACGGTGATCGCAAATGCGCCGACACGTTTTCTTGTGGCAGGGATGGGGGATGCGCTGTCCACTTATTTTGAAGCCAGAGCCACTGCCGCATCTTACTCCAGAGTGAACGCGAGTCTTCCGACAGGCTCAAGAGAAGGCTACTGCCCTCCGGCAGTGGGAACCCATGCGGCGCTGGCGCTCGCTGCGCTTTGTTATGAGATGCTGCTGAAAGACGGGGCGAAGGCGAAGATTGCAAGTGACTGCAACGTGGTGACACAGGCACTCGAGAATATCGTCGAGACGAATATTTTGCTATCCGGACTCGGGTTCGAAAGTGCAGGACTTGGCGGGGCGCATGCCATCCATGACGGATTGACGATTCTTGAAGGCACACATCACTACTACCATGGGGAAAAGGTGGCTTTCGGCACGATTGCCCAGCTGGTGCTGGAGAATGCGCCGGAGGCGGAGCTGTACCAGGTGCTGGATTTCTGCCTGGAGGTCGGCCTGCCGGTGTGTCTCGCGGATATCGGTGTAGATCATATTACAGCAGAAGAGCTGCTTCAGGTTGCTGAAAAAGCTTGCATTCCCGAGGAATCGATTCATGCGATGCCGTTCCCGGTCACCGTCCAGGCAGTGGCGGCGGCAATTGCTGCGGCAGACCGTATCGGCCAGAACTACAAGCAATCCCGGGGGGCTGAATAA
- a CDS encoding PocR ligand-binding domain-containing protein has product MTTLESLQISKFLDLKKWKRLQDSLATVTKLAILTVDYKGIPVTSHSSCQAFCRNVRKDPELLPYCQKCDSRGGLEAVRLNAPYVYLCHFNIIDIAIPITVDDKYLGAVMAGQVRLSDPENGMELEQIVSSKNKSLHRLKEEQLKEAYEQIPTMTYEEVVKISNMLFLLCNYIIEEALGKNLLAEMFEKAAGTDEGIALSTLLPGFTIKNIESVKKNMTNAIADAYLKNTLPGEGTCTNPVLKPAIDYIYHNKSKNIHLTHMAGLCHVSPSYFSRLFAKETGENFTAYLSRLKVQWAKQLLEVTDMPVSQISDELGFNEPGYFIKIFKKFAGLTPALYRKAFREN; this is encoded by the coding sequence ATGACGACGCTGGAGTCCCTGCAGATCAGCAAATTTTTGGACCTCAAGAAGTGGAAACGGCTTCAGGATTCCCTCGCTACCGTAACCAAGCTCGCCATCCTTACCGTGGATTATAAAGGTATCCCTGTCACCAGCCACAGCAGCTGCCAGGCGTTTTGCCGGAATGTACGCAAAGATCCCGAGCTCCTGCCCTACTGCCAAAAGTGTGATTCCCGCGGCGGACTGGAGGCGGTGCGCTTAAATGCGCCTTATGTGTATCTGTGCCATTTTAACATTATCGATATTGCCATTCCGATTACGGTTGATGATAAATATCTGGGCGCAGTGATGGCGGGACAGGTCAGGCTGTCCGATCCCGAGAACGGCATGGAGCTGGAGCAGATTGTAAGCTCGAAGAACAAATCTTTACACCGGCTCAAAGAAGAACAACTGAAGGAAGCCTACGAACAAATCCCTACCATGACCTATGAAGAAGTCGTAAAAATCTCCAACATGCTGTTTCTGCTCTGCAACTATATTATTGAAGAAGCACTCGGCAAAAATCTGCTCGCCGAAATGTTCGAGAAGGCAGCCGGAACGGATGAAGGCATTGCACTCTCGACGCTTCTGCCGGGTTTTACGATCAAGAATATCGAGTCGGTCAAAAAAAATATGACGAACGCCATCGCCGATGCTTACCTGAAGAATACCTTACCCGGTGAAGGTACATGTACCAACCCGGTTTTAAAACCCGCTATCGATTATATTTACCATAACAAGAGCAAAAATATTCACCTGACCCATATGGCCGGGTTATGCCATGTCAGTCCCAGCTATTTCAGCCGGCTGTTTGCCAAGGAGACAGGAGAAAACTTCACCGCTTATCTGTCCCGTCTGAAAGTCCAGTGGGCAAAGCAGCTGCTAGAGGTTACTGACATGCCTGTGTCGCAGATCAGCGACGAGCTTGGCTTCAATGAGCCGGGATATTTTATTAAAATATTCAAAAAATTCGCTGGCCTCACGCCCGCACTGTACCGTAAGGCATTCCGGGAAAATTAA
- a CDS encoding ABC transporter substrate-binding protein, whose amino-acid sequence MKKRTTLALLLSTAMVLGGCSVATKSNTVGNAAEPASSEAPATAPAGDGTPVDIEVLGMSANESDLNIVRDQLTKNGFNVKLNIQPDYASFKAQEDAGNYDVSHSSWTTVTGNPDYAVRSLFITGGDYSRQSDPELDALINEAATQTPDEYAETYKKFEQRLVFDEARIAPLYISLKSQAVNKEILKADSVRLSKSRALAWEDIDFADESKRATDPLILSQAASTLTSLDPIKGNDGSINQLNTNMYVRLVNLTDDDKITSDASLSRNHAIAEGNGEYYFILRDDINFAKIENKKAVDTGERVGGDDVVFSLDRAKNKDSVPDHRTYSLHEHINTVEVFTDLNALGSINVAGGKGTVKEALEKGLDAPISELVADKTQANNAQGKYQVVKLTTTEPFPQVLNYLAHQSAGIVSKKQVESINTYDVAAFDVNKDIPYGDQNTVTEGAQYNNTLYASGPYILSYKNDYEGVFLKNPAYQKGTENEALINQVNVRFIADADSTLSALRSGEIYVYYGVPETKYDVVESDSKLQLKSIPSNAMSYLLFNTQNRDVAKSVDLRKAVLYSINQDEILAFYNGKKIKAVSTVSPLIDTGNELTADPAKVKEFLAAYQASK is encoded by the coding sequence ATGAAAAAAAGAACTACACTGGCGCTGCTTCTGAGTACGGCTATGGTTCTTGGCGGATGCTCTGTAGCAACCAAATCCAATACAGTCGGCAATGCTGCCGAACCGGCTTCTTCTGAAGCCCCGGCCACTGCACCTGCGGGTGACGGAACACCGGTTGATATCGAAGTGCTCGGGATGAGCGCGAACGAGTCTGACCTGAACATTGTCCGGGATCAGCTCACCAAAAACGGCTTCAACGTGAAGCTGAACATTCAGCCTGACTATGCCAGCTTCAAAGCGCAGGAGGATGCAGGCAATTATGATGTATCCCACTCGAGCTGGACTACTGTAACCGGTAACCCGGATTATGCGGTACGTTCACTGTTCATCACCGGCGGCGATTACAGCAGACAATCCGATCCTGAGCTTGATGCCCTGATTAACGAAGCTGCTACGCAAACTCCGGATGAGTACGCTGAGACTTACAAAAAGTTTGAGCAGCGTCTGGTATTTGACGAAGCCCGCATTGCTCCGCTGTATATTTCCCTGAAGAGCCAGGCGGTTAACAAGGAAATTCTGAAGGCGGATTCCGTAAGACTGTCCAAATCCCGCGCACTTGCCTGGGAAGACATTGATTTTGCTGACGAATCCAAACGTGCTACAGATCCTCTGATTCTGTCCCAGGCAGCTTCCACGCTGACTTCCCTGGATCCGATCAAAGGCAATGACGGTTCGATCAACCAGCTGAACACGAACATGTACGTGCGTCTGGTTAACCTGACCGATGATGACAAAATCACTTCGGACGCTTCATTGTCCCGCAATCACGCGATTGCTGAAGGCAACGGGGAATACTATTTCATCCTCCGCGATGATATCAATTTTGCCAAAATCGAGAACAAAAAAGCTGTAGATACAGGTGAACGTGTAGGCGGAGATGATGTTGTATTCTCCCTGGACCGCGCCAAAAATAAGGATTCTGTGCCGGATCACCGTACGTACAGCCTGCATGAGCACATTAATACCGTTGAAGTATTCACTGACCTGAACGCACTGGGCTCCATCAACGTGGCAGGCGGCAAGGGTACAGTTAAAGAAGCTCTGGAAAAAGGCCTGGATGCGCCAATCTCCGAGCTGGTAGCCGACAAGACCCAAGCCAACAACGCACAAGGTAAATATCAGGTCGTTAAATTGACGACTACTGAACCATTCCCGCAAGTGCTGAACTATCTGGCTCACCAGTCTGCCGGCATTGTCTCCAAGAAGCAGGTTGAGAGCATCAACACTTATGATGTAGCGGCATTTGATGTGAACAAAGACATTCCTTACGGTGACCAGAACACTGTAACGGAAGGCGCCCAATACAATAACACTTTGTATGCCAGCGGTCCTTATATCCTGTCCTATAAGAACGATTATGAAGGTGTTTTCCTGAAGAACCCTGCCTACCAAAAAGGCACAGAAAACGAAGCCCTGATCAACCAGGTTAATGTACGCTTTATTGCTGACGCCGACAGCACCTTGTCTGCCCTGCGCAGCGGTGAAATCTATGTATACTACGGTGTGCCTGAAACGAAGTATGATGTTGTCGAAAGTGACAGCAAGCTGCAGCTGAAGAGCATTCCAAGTAACGCCATGAGCTACCTGCTGTTCAACACCCAGAACCGTGACGTGGCGAAGAGCGTGGATCTCCGTAAAGCCGTACTGTACTCCATCAATCAGGATGAAATCCTGGCCTTCTACAATGGCAAAAAGATCAAAGCCGTGTCCACGGTCAGCCCGCTGATCGACACTGGCAACGAGCTTACAGCCGATCCTGCCAAGGTAAAAGAATTCCTGGCAGCTTACCAGGCGTCCAAGTAA
- a CDS encoding ABC transporter permease, with amino-acid sequence MVNANAARRETQLKLKTSQEYRQAGFAWAGSLIITLALLLSSFDWETQSIKPYVGAAALVYGIFTVLQVLLTLLIRRDLTVHGEIRGITRALGYIQLLSLVTGNVFAGTAAFQLIQKRKSPEYTLAVYTLLTQLGVIAVSALNLFKPYVADTFLMGMFVLLAVAVFHLLVVILTARFVRRRQVPRGLVWAAYPLLLTSLTGNLFALALGIILLIRIRNRNNPAVAGWEDVLERLTRNTTAMLGLLFIAFLFSVSVCSYVTFDYGMAVDNNYSLILQPPSLAYPLGTDNFGRCLFTRIVFGARISLIVGVMSTVLPLFLGGALGAISGYYGRFTDNIIMRALDVLYAIPGILLAIAIIAAFGANTVNLILALSVGAIPTYARTMRANVLQVSTYEYVDAARAFGSSNTSIIFKHIVPNSLAPMIVKATLTIGGAVISTSSLSFLGLGIEPHIPEWGNILKLGSTYLETNSYLAIFPGLAIIALVLSFNFVGDGLRDALDPKMD; translated from the coding sequence ATGGTTAACGCAAATGCCGCAAGGCGCGAGACACAGCTTAAGCTCAAAACCTCCCAGGAGTACCGCCAGGCAGGCTTTGCCTGGGCCGGCTCCCTGATCATAACCCTGGCCCTGCTGCTGAGCAGCTTTGACTGGGAGACGCAAAGCATCAAACCTTATGTGGGTGCCGCTGCTCTGGTTTATGGCATCTTTACTGTACTGCAAGTCCTGCTCACCCTGCTGATCCGCAGAGACCTCACTGTGCACGGAGAGATCCGCGGCATTACCCGGGCCCTGGGCTATATCCAGCTTCTGAGCCTGGTGACAGGCAATGTGTTCGCAGGCACGGCAGCTTTTCAGCTGATTCAAAAGCGCAAGTCACCCGAGTACACCCTGGCAGTGTATACGCTGCTGACACAGCTCGGCGTGATCGCTGTATCTGCACTCAATCTGTTCAAGCCTTACGTGGCGGATACCTTCCTGATGGGAATGTTCGTCCTGCTGGCTGTGGCCGTTTTCCATCTGCTTGTAGTCATCCTGACTGCCAGATTCGTCCGGCGCCGCCAGGTTCCGCGAGGCCTGGTCTGGGCAGCGTATCCGCTGCTGCTGACTTCGCTGACCGGTAACTTATTCGCGCTTGCGCTGGGCATCATCCTGCTGATCCGCATCCGGAACAGGAACAATCCTGCGGTTGCCGGCTGGGAGGATGTGCTGGAGCGGCTGACCCGCAACACAACGGCGATGCTCGGACTGCTGTTCATCGCTTTTCTGTTCTCCGTTTCGGTCTGCAGCTATGTGACCTTCGATTACGGAATGGCGGTGGATAACAACTACTCGCTGATTCTGCAGCCGCCGTCACTGGCCTATCCGCTGGGAACCGATAACTTCGGGCGCTGCCTGTTTACGCGGATTGTTTTCGGAGCACGGATTTCCCTGATTGTCGGTGTCATGTCCACCGTTCTGCCGCTCTTCCTAGGCGGGGCACTCGGGGCCATTTCCGGCTACTACGGCCGCTTTACCGACAACATTATCATGCGTGCCCTTGATGTATTGTACGCCATTCCGGGGATTCTGCTGGCCATTGCCATTATTGCCGCCTTCGGCGCCAATACGGTCAACCTGATCCTGGCACTCAGTGTCGGGGCTATCCCGACCTATGCACGGACCATGCGGGCCAACGTGCTGCAGGTGTCCACTTATGAATATGTGGATGCCGCCCGTGCCTTTGGCTCCAGCAATACATCGATTATTTTCAAGCATATTGTACCGAATTCACTGGCTCCGATGATCGTAAAGGCTACGCTGACGATCGGCGGCGCGGTCATCTCCACCAGCAGTCTCAGCTTCCTGGGGCTGGGGATTGAACCGCATATCCCGGAATGGGGCAATATTCTCAAGCTGGGCAGCACCTACCTGGAGACGAACTCCTATCTGGCCATTTTCCCGGGACTGGCGATTATTGCCCTGGTGCTCTCGTTCAACTTCGTGGGGGACGGCCTGCGCGATGCGCTCGATCCCAAAATGGATTAA
- a CDS encoding ABC transporter permease subunit, producing the protein MEAAKSGGVNFTQAIGDTYGKLLQNSSYRYFALVLGAPVNLFTLLVHRARKNGTVQTSIEKETRQELKASGVQEQLQHEFAEQLRSKADFFGQQISEAELASQSRKLAEERFENMVAEQTESSLQKKGHARSTFITTFKDLLRHPLFLTLSIIAGLPLYLLIFLYSSPYLKYIFERLVMTVFVIFGVAFLVFTILYISPFDPAVNILGQTATEAQITEFNRVYGLDQSYIVQLWENIKGIAMFDLGKSFAGNEEIVSAIGRKFPVTLELTLFSLLMAVVIAIPIGIISATKPNSWFDYTFMLIALIGLSIPSFWQGLIFILGFSIKLQWFPATFNPGNWLTFIMPVVVLGTGLTAAIARMTRASTLEVIHEDYIITATAKGLNRRTVLLKHAVRNALIPIVTVIGLQFGGMLGGAAVTEKVFNISGLGSYIVDKQFIPDIPAIMGGVVYTAITISLINAIIDILYAFVDPRIRSKMKQY; encoded by the coding sequence ATGGAGGCGGCAAAAAGTGGGGGAGTCAACTTCACCCAGGCCATCGGTGATACTTACGGCAAACTGCTGCAGAACTCCTCGTACCGGTATTTTGCTCTTGTGCTGGGCGCTCCTGTTAATCTGTTCACGCTGCTTGTTCACCGTGCCCGGAAGAACGGGACCGTTCAGACTTCTATAGAGAAGGAAACACGGCAGGAACTGAAGGCTTCCGGGGTTCAGGAGCAGCTTCAGCATGAGTTCGCTGAGCAGCTGCGCAGCAAAGCCGACTTTTTTGGACAGCAGATCAGCGAAGCGGAGCTCGCCAGCCAGTCCCGCAAGCTTGCGGAAGAACGGTTTGAGAACATGGTGGCCGAACAGACAGAGTCCAGTCTTCAGAAGAAAGGACACGCAAGATCGACCTTTATCACTACATTTAAGGACCTTTTGCGGCATCCGCTGTTTCTGACTTTATCTATTATAGCAGGCTTACCGTTATATTTATTGATTTTTTTATACAGCAGTCCTTATCTCAAATACATATTTGAAAGATTGGTAATGACTGTATTTGTTATATTCGGAGTGGCATTCCTTGTATTTACAATCCTGTATATTTCTCCGTTTGATCCTGCGGTTAACATTCTCGGACAGACGGCCACCGAAGCCCAGATTACTGAATTTAACAGGGTATACGGACTGGATCAGTCTTATATTGTGCAGCTATGGGAGAATATCAAAGGCATCGCGATGTTTGATCTGGGCAAGTCCTTTGCGGGAAATGAAGAGATCGTCAGTGCAATCGGCCGTAAATTTCCGGTCACGCTGGAGCTGACGCTGTTCTCGCTCCTGATGGCTGTCGTCATTGCTATTCCGATCGGGATCATTTCAGCTACCAAGCCCAATTCCTGGTTTGACTATACCTTCATGCTGATTGCGCTGATCGGCTTGTCGATCCCGAGCTTCTGGCAAGGTCTGATCTTTATCCTCGGCTTCTCCATTAAGCTGCAGTGGTTCCCGGCGACCTTCAACCCGGGCAACTGGCTGACCTTCATCATGCCGGTGGTGGTGCTGGGAACGGGACTGACTGCTGCAATTGCCCGGATGACCCGTGCTTCCACGCTTGAGGTCATTCATGAAGATTACATTATTACGGCGACTGCCAAAGGCCTGAACAGACGGACGGTTCTGTTGAAGCACGCTGTGCGCAATGCGCTGATCCCGATTGTGACCGTAATCGGTCTGCAGTTCGGGGGCATGCTGGGCGGGGCAGCCGTTACCGAGAAAGTATTCAACATCAGCGGTCTGGGCAGCTATATCGTGGATAAGCAGTTCATTCCCGACATCCCGGCCATTATGGGAGGCGTTGTCTATACTGCGATTACCATCTCATTGATAAACGCCATTATCGACATTTTATACGCTTTTGTGGACCCGCGCATCCGTTCCAAAATGAAACAATACTGA
- a CDS encoding ABC transporter ATP-binding protein: MEPILKVNNLHVSFQSHDEERSAVRGVSFEVYKGETLGIVGESGSGKSVTARSIMRLLPTPPAILKEGEIEFLGNNLAEKSEKQMEHIRGREIGMIFQDPMSSLNPTIRVGEQISESLIKHRKLSRKAAKQEALEMLKQVGIRDSEMRYQQYPHEFSGGMRQRVMIAIALVCQPALLIADEPTTALDVTIQAQILNLMKHMQQRLGTSIILITHDLGVVAGMCDRVAVMKDGEIVETGTTEEIFARPQHPYTQRLLNALPRLDEKKKPKPPGLIIPSEGSRPLLEVRSLKQHFDLGKGRVLRAVNDISFHIREGETLGMVGESGSGKSTTGRSILRLHEPTGGDVLFKGMAVNRLNAGEMKTMRRHMQMIFQDPYASLNPRFKVLDIIGEALDVHNLSGSTSQRKKRVEELLDLVGLDPAFAVRFPHEFSGGQRQRIGIARALAVEPKFIVCDEPLSALDMSIQSQVVKLLEDLQQRLGLTYLFIAHDLSMVKHISDRVAVMYMGRIVELAESEELYTNPQHEYTKSLLAAIPVPDPKIEAAKKRVLLEEQTSTDKYNLENSSLVEISKGHWVAMPTG, from the coding sequence ATGGAACCTATTTTGAAAGTGAATAATCTGCATGTCTCTTTCCAGAGTCATGATGAAGAGCGCTCCGCCGTCCGCGGCGTAAGCTTTGAAGTTTATAAAGGGGAAACACTGGGAATCGTCGGGGAATCGGGCAGCGGCAAAAGTGTCACCGCACGCTCCATTATGAGACTGCTCCCTACCCCGCCCGCCATACTGAAAGAAGGAGAAATTGAATTCCTCGGGAATAATCTCGCCGAGAAATCGGAGAAGCAGATGGAACATATCCGCGGCCGGGAGATCGGCATGATCTTCCAGGATCCGATGAGCTCGCTGAACCCGACGATCCGCGTCGGTGAACAGATCAGCGAGAGCCTGATCAAGCACCGCAAGCTCTCCCGTAAGGCTGCCAAGCAGGAGGCGCTGGAGATGCTGAAGCAGGTCGGCATCCGTGACAGTGAAATGCGGTACCAGCAGTATCCGCATGAATTCTCAGGCGGCATGCGGCAGCGGGTTATGATCGCGATTGCCCTTGTCTGCCAGCCGGCGCTGCTCATTGCCGACGAACCGACCACGGCGCTGGATGTAACCATCCAGGCCCAGATCCTCAATCTGATGAAGCATATGCAGCAGCGGCTCGGCACCTCCATTATTCTGATCACCCATGACCTGGGCGTTGTCGCAGGGATGTGCGACCGGGTAGCCGTCATGAAGGACGGCGAGATTGTGGAAACAGGCACAACGGAGGAGATTTTTGCCCGCCCGCAGCATCCTTATACGCAGCGGCTGCTGAACGCCCTTCCACGGCTGGACGAGAAGAAAAAGCCCAAGCCGCCGGGACTGATTATCCCCTCGGAGGGAAGCCGTCCGCTGCTGGAAGTGCGCTCCTTGAAGCAGCATTTTGATCTTGGCAAAGGCAGAGTGCTGCGCGCAGTCAACGATATCAGCTTCCACATCCGGGAAGGCGAGACGCTCGGCATGGTCGGGGAATCCGGCAGCGGCAAGTCCACAACCGGCCGGTCCATCCTCCGCCTCCACGAGCCAACCGGCGGGGATGTGCTCTTCAAGGGCATGGCCGTGAACCGGCTGAATGCAGGTGAAATGAAGACGATGCGGCGGCATATGCAGATGATCTTCCAGGATCCCTATGCTTCACTGAATCCGCGGTTTAAGGTGCTGGACATTATCGGCGAGGCGCTGGATGTACATAACCTGTCCGGCAGTACAAGCCAGCGCAAAAAACGGGTCGAGGAGCTGCTCGATCTGGTGGGACTCGATCCGGCTTTTGCTGTCCGCTTCCCGCATGAATTCTCCGGCGGCCAGCGCCAGCGGATTGGAATTGCCCGCGCCCTTGCCGTCGAGCCCAAGTTCATCGTCTGCGACGAGCCGCTCTCTGCGCTGGATATGTCCATCCAGTCGCAGGTCGTCAAGCTGCTGGAGGATCTGCAGCAGCGCCTTGGCCTGACGTATCTCTTCATCGCACATGACTTGTCGATGGTCAAGCATATCAGCGACCGGGTAGCCGTTATGTATATGGGCCGGATCGTCGAGCTCGCTGAAAGCGAGGAGCTGTACACCAACCCGCAGCACGAATATACCAAATCGCTGCTGGCTGCAATCCCGGTGCCCGATCCGAAGATCGAAGCAGCCAAGAAGCGGGTGCTGCTGGAGGAGCAGACCAGCACCGATAAATACAATCTGGAGAACTCCAGCCTGGTAGAGATCTCAAAAGGCCACTGGGTCGCGATGCCGACCGGCTGA